Genomic segment of Prinia subflava isolate CZ2003 ecotype Zambia chromosome 4, Cam_Psub_1.2, whole genome shotgun sequence:
GCAGCTGAAAAcccttttatttcacttttaagGTGGAATGCAAGATTACAACTATGTCTGGGGACAGTGTTTTGAAATTACACTGGAGCTGTCGTGCTGTAAATACCCTCCAGCAGACCAGCTGGAGAAGTTCTGGAGAGATAACAAAGTTGCTCTGATCGAATATATCAAACAAGTACACCTAGGTGGGTATGTGAATGGGGCAGTGAAAACTGAGGCAGCTCAGAGGGAACTCCTCAGCAGCCTGGGTCGGTGTGATAGCTCACAGGGGAGAGATCTGCTGATAACCTGGGGGCTTCTGAACAGGAAGTGCTACACAGCCAGGGATGGGTAAGGCAGGAGAACTTACAAGTGTGTCAGGCGAGGGGCCATGGGTGCTCCTACAGGTGTGCAAGGGGCGTAAagtgtgctggggcaggagcaagGGACAAGCCCTGGGGGCTGTCTGACCATGCACTCCCCCCCTCCTCTCATTTTCCTGAGCAGCCTTGGGACAGTCATTTATTTCAGAGGTCTCTTAAGTGTATGTGTGCCTCAGCACAAGTGTCATGGGTCTTTGCTGCTTGGATTTTGTAGATTTGAAAGGTTTCTCTAGGTGTGATCTGACTTCACATTTGGAAGAGAACTGCTGCTTAGTGAAGCTGTGGTGCTTTACAATGAGTTGAAGGATTTGCACAAACCTGTTGCTTATCTTGTATTTTGTTGCCCTAAATATCTGACTGCTATTTTATCTCTGCTTAATGCCTGTGCTGCCTTGAAGGTGGTGTGTGGGAATTAAGGGAAATGACTTCATAAGCAGACATTGCTCATATTCTGCCTTTGGAAAGTACTAGACAAGAGGCTGACTTACTTTAAGTCACAAAAAAGAAGGGTGGGGAtgtctgtgtgtttttgtgCAAAGACTGCCAAACTTGTACTGAAGATTGAAGCCCTTCAGTAAAGGACATACAGTAAGTGCATATGATGGCTTCAGGAAATGAGATTTAGAAGAGGAGATTACAATACTGCCTTCTTACTTAACATGAGGGTAAACTACTAACTGCAACAGCCAAGGAGTTTCTGGTTTAATTCCCTTGAGCAAGGCTGAAGTGACTCGTGATGATATTAGATGTGCTACAACGTGGTGAAATTGCCTTTGAGTGCATCCAGTGACAGAACAGTCTGCCTTTCTCAGAGAAGGAGGCTCCTCAGCTCCAGTTCATgatctttccctcctctccctttttcATAGGTGTCAAAGGCCAAGTTACTGGTAAGAATGGGAATCCTATTCCCAATGCCATCGTGGAAGTCAAAGGAAGGCCACATGTCTGCCCCTACAGAACAAATGAACAAGGGGAGTACTTTCTTCTCCTGTTGCCTGGGACGTATGTGATCAATGTGAGTACACAGCCTTACTGAAGAATTGTTTCTTATTGCActgagctccagagcacagtgacactgcagccTTAGGGGTGGGTGAGCTCAACTACTCAAGTCATAGATAGGAGGTGTAAAAACTTTAGAAAACCCtatgtatttaaatattagtcagcagaaaggaaatgtttttgatACAGTCCTCAATGTGCAGAGATAAGCACTCCTTGGACCTTGACGGTGGAGGCAGCTGGGATGAGCATCTGGAGCACGGCAACAGGAGCTCGAAGTGTTTGAAACAAACCGCAGAGCTCTTGCAGGGTGAGGGGGTGGAGCCGGGGaggcgggcagcgccgggctgACACCACCGGCGGCACTGTCATGGCCTTGTGGCAAAATGGTTTCTCTGTGGAAGTCCAAAGAACCTCCAGCCCTGtaggctctgcctgctgccaaaGGCTTATGCTTAAGCATCACTGCAGGATTTGACTCTTGTACAGCAAGAGTCTTATTGCTATAACATTAAAACTTGACACTTTTCCCATTCTGTGTTCTCAAATGTATCTTTAGAACATTTTCCCCTGTACATTTAAAGTATAAACAGTGATTGTTTCACAGTTGAACTCGATGTTTCAAACCAAAGAAGAACTTTTGTGTTTGCTCCTAGGCTACTGTACCAGGATTTAAATCGATGCTGAAGACAGTGGAAATACCTGACAACACAGGAAATTTCAGTGCTTTGAGACAGGACTTTTCTTTCCCAGAGGTCTCAGATAAGATCAGATCAAGAGTTGCTTCATGTCCCAAAACTCCCCTCTACCAAGAGCTCACACGGGCTTCAGCTGCAGTCAAACCAACTGTACACATCTTGGTTTTAATGACTGTCATACTCGTAATTTTCAAATAAAGGCAGGAATGACAAAGACAAAGGCAAGATCTTCCTGCACAAATGTGGCTTTTCAGAGAAGGAATTGCATATGCAAAAGAATGTATGTTTTTATAAACCAAAATCTCAGATCCACACTCCTGTTTACTGTATTTTGTAAAATACTGGCTTGACATTTGAATGTTTTACTGTAGTTATAGtagatgtatttttaattgtaaCAGACTATCATATTTTTCTATGTAAGTATTTTACTCTGAAGAAACTTTGTACAGCCTATGGAGGTAACTAGAATTTTGATGCAGAAAGTACAACTACATTTTGAAGAATTTTCCCAAATTCAAAAACATTGAGGATTGTACTGC
This window contains:
- the CPM gene encoding carboxypeptidase M isoform X2, yielding MPTMNPDGFEATKVPDCYYTRGRYNRNGEDLNRNFPDAFENNSASIQPETRAVMDWIKNETFVLSANLHGGALVASYTFDNGNPVTGSLEGYSRSPDDDVFIHLAKTYSSNHASMYKGTGCDNRQTFPGGITNGYSWYQLEGGMQDYNYVWGQCFEITLELSCCKYPPADQLEKFWRDNKVALIEYIKQVHLGVKGQVTGKNGNPIPNAIVEVKGRPHVCPYRTNEQGEYFLLLLPGTYVINATVPGFKSMLKTVEIPDNTGNFSALRQDFSFPEVSDKIRSRVASCPKTPLYQELTRASAAVKPTVHILVLMTVILVIFK